Proteins encoded by one window of Moorella humiferrea:
- a CDS encoding DUF169 domain-containing protein has translation MGQYVVFAPLEKATLKPDLVLFVVNAEIASRLLQTSWNWPTMSRALLSRLS, from the coding sequence TTGGGTCAGTATGTAGTTTTTGCACCACTGGAAAAGGCTACTTTAAAACCCGACCTGGTGCTCTTCGTAGTTAACGCTGAAATAGCCAGCCGCCTGCTACAAACCTCCTGGAACTGGCCAACTATGAGCCGGGCACTCCTATCCAGGTTGAGTTAA
- a CDS encoding stalk domain-containing protein: MHRLNTRLIPVTIIAILLCMAPFFNTALAAPPPVKQIILTPGTTEIWVDGEKATLPAAPYVSDGVLMVPLRRLAEELGFTVQWQEGPPPSIVVNSGNLRAEMYPGTWVVFLTGSDYRAVILPAEVQQKDGLIFVPVAFFQDAFQVPTAESRVEKGVYLLGSDNQPPTAYFDVQEPVYAGEEVKYIDKSSDSDGDAIVEHQWLNKKSTFPAPGVYHVTLQVKDSRGSWSKPYEREIKVLPRPAADVPRPGEVVENITSQAENTLKPVKEDSGPRLLFSDDPEYIEKPGILYRDKLKGEGRLYFWHDVNCPGSLKVYALAINTSPREAEVNILKEGYGGPSNNVYLVARTAFTAYYNSQGQRRYTLKPGQILVLNPGAPAAVRYQVVHGIIDLKTSEEITVAFVAVPATANVIETYSRLAVLPKDGVHVRGTFAAADREMTLDLKTAKTGFILLADGNDDKFMVGVDGITGSSVRNVGNYGMLYRLKIKSDKNTGVYLIPAGGSFGGALIFNAEEVSVPLDGFISSPDQAVYLGTTVPDGITEMLFMPPGGSCLPVKLLFKS, encoded by the coding sequence ATGCATCGTTTAAACACCCGTTTGATACCTGTAACAATAATTGCCATCCTGCTTTGCATGGCTCCATTTTTTAATACGGCCCTTGCCGCCCCGCCGCCGGTCAAGCAAATAATTTTAACCCCGGGAACAACGGAGATCTGGGTTGACGGGGAAAAAGCCACACTGCCGGCGGCCCCTTATGTTTCTGACGGCGTTCTCATGGTCCCTCTGAGGAGGCTGGCTGAGGAACTAGGCTTTACGGTCCAATGGCAAGAAGGACCGCCACCGTCTATTGTCGTAAATTCCGGCAACCTGCGGGCGGAAATGTACCCTGGCACGTGGGTAGTCTTTCTTACGGGTTCTGACTACCGGGCCGTAATCCTTCCGGCCGAGGTCCAGCAAAAAGATGGCCTCATCTTTGTTCCCGTCGCTTTTTTCCAGGATGCCTTCCAGGTACCGACGGCAGAAAGCAGGGTAGAAAAAGGAGTTTACCTCCTGGGAAGCGATAATCAGCCGCCGACTGCTTATTTTGACGTCCAGGAGCCGGTGTATGCCGGGGAAGAAGTAAAGTACATAGACAAAAGTAGCGACAGCGACGGCGATGCCATTGTCGAACACCAGTGGTTAAATAAAAAGAGCACCTTTCCCGCGCCGGGGGTTTACCATGTTACCCTGCAAGTAAAGGACAGCCGTGGTAGCTGGAGCAAACCATATGAGCGGGAAATAAAGGTCTTGCCGCGGCCGGCCGCTGATGTTCCCCGGCCGGGAGAAGTAGTAGAAAATATTACGAGCCAAGCGGAAAATACCCTCAAACCTGTAAAGGAAGATAGTGGTCCCCGGTTGCTTTTTAGTGACGACCCGGAATACATAGAAAAGCCGGGCATCCTCTACCGGGATAAATTAAAGGGGGAAGGCAGGCTCTATTTCTGGCATGACGTTAACTGCCCGGGCTCGTTGAAAGTGTATGCCCTGGCCATAAATACCAGCCCAAGGGAAGCAGAGGTCAATATCCTTAAGGAAGGGTACGGTGGCCCTTCGAATAACGTATACCTTGTCGCCAGGACAGCCTTTACGGCTTACTACAATTCCCAGGGGCAGCGAAGGTATACCCTTAAACCGGGGCAAATTTTGGTGCTTAATCCCGGCGCCCCGGCGGCGGTACGCTATCAAGTGGTCCACGGCATTATCGATCTGAAAACCAGTGAGGAAATTACGGTGGCTTTTGTGGCTGTCCCGGCTACGGCAAATGTCATAGAAACCTACAGCCGGCTGGCGGTGCTTCCCAAGGACGGTGTGCACGTCCGGGGCACGTTTGCCGCAGCCGACAGGGAAATGACCCTCGACCTTAAGACGGCAAAGACCGGTTTTATTTTACTGGCTGACGGCAACGATGATAAGTTTATGGTCGGGGTGGATGGGATTACCGGTTCGTCGGTCAGGAACGTAGGTAATTACGGCATGCTCTACCGGCTAAAAATCAAATCAGATAAAAATACAGGAGTTTATTTAATCCCTGCTGGGGGCAGTTTTGGGGGTGCCCTGATTTTTAACGCTGAGGAAGTGTCGGTACCGTTAGACGGTTTTATTTCCTCACCAGACCAGGCTGTTTATCTGGGAACCACAGTCCCCGATGGGATAACCGAGATGCTTTTTATGCCCCCCGGTGGTTCCTGCCTTCCGGTAAAGCTCTTGTTTAAGTCATAG
- a CDS encoding methyl-accepting chemotaxis protein translates to MVTISIIVLLILAVITYFFTRTITTPLILAVDLLGLIASGDFTRTVPDNFLRMKDEIGKVAQAVDRLQANLRPLLSGLRDDAKTLASNSENLSASSEEIASSSGEVAKAIQQVAAGASDQSSHLQEILGLVENITASLEKVYTELSHVKTNSEETSRLASIGKKELDVLIASIKGVHEAFKVVAEKLTSLSGSVNQIGEILEVINGIAEQTNLLALNAAIEAARAGEAGRGFAVVAEEVRKLAEQSSASSDKIRVLLNTIGSETNEVVHTSEEVSKQVVAQLENVENTVKAFDNILEAVAAIAPIIEATYREVDSTVKAKDVLLDRVQSVSAVSEEASASAEEISASAEELSASTQEIAANAQQVLEVAKRLEEQVGRFKV, encoded by the coding sequence TTGGTTACTATAAGTATTATTGTTTTATTGATTTTGGCCGTAATCACTTATTTCTTTACTCGAACCATCACTACACCACTAATCCTGGCGGTTGACCTTCTGGGGCTCATAGCCAGCGGCGACTTCACCCGGACAGTTCCCGACAATTTCCTCCGCATGAAGGACGAGATAGGGAAAGTGGCCCAGGCCGTCGACCGCCTGCAGGCCAACCTCAGACCGCTGCTTTCGGGCCTTAGAGACGACGCTAAAACCCTGGCCAGCAACTCGGAGAACCTAAGTGCGTCTTCAGAAGAGATCGCCTCATCTTCCGGCGAGGTGGCCAAGGCCATCCAGCAGGTGGCCGCGGGGGCCTCGGACCAATCAAGCCATCTGCAGGAAATACTGGGCCTCGTAGAAAACATAACCGCAAGTCTGGAGAAAGTATATACCGAACTTAGTCACGTTAAGACTAACAGCGAAGAGACCTCTAGGCTGGCGAGTATAGGCAAGAAAGAGCTGGACGTCCTCATTGCCTCCATCAAGGGTGTTCACGAGGCCTTCAAGGTGGTTGCTGAGAAGTTGACGAGTTTGAGCGGTTCCGTAAACCAGATAGGTGAGATCCTGGAAGTGATCAACGGGATAGCGGAACAGACGAATCTTCTTGCCCTGAACGCGGCCATTGAGGCGGCACGGGCAGGGGAAGCTGGCCGCGGCTTCGCGGTGGTGGCGGAGGAGGTCCGCAAGCTGGCCGAGCAGTCCAGCGCTTCGTCGGATAAGATAAGGGTGCTATTGAACACTATCGGTTCGGAGACCAATGAAGTAGTGCATACTTCAGAGGAAGTCAGCAAGCAGGTAGTCGCGCAACTGGAGAATGTAGAAAATACGGTCAAGGCCTTTGACAACATACTTGAAGCGGTGGCAGCCATCGCGCCCATAATCGAGGCGACTTACCGCGAGGTGGATAGCACGGTGAAAGCCAAGGACGTATTGCTGGACCGGGTCCAGAGCGTCAGCGCGGTGTCGGAGGAGGCTTCAGCTTCGGCCGAGGAGATCTCCGCGTCAGCCGAGGAACTGTCGGCCTCCACACAGGAGATAGCGGCCAATGCCCAGCAGGTGCTGGAAGTGGCTAAGCGGCTGGAAGAACAGGTGGGGCGGTTTAAGGTGTAA
- a CDS encoding DUF169 domain-containing protein has protein sequence MELANYEPGTPIQVELTGSTCATAITIPLATGKINLSLIDPSSRKLVPEFKAEDLIFTVPYFRLHLLVESAQIKDGPHRLSIKNADAIYPRRFFTLIIALTSRRANLLDKLQWGFAINFLEVL, from the coding sequence CTGGAACTGGCCAACTATGAGCCGGGCACTCCTATCCAGGTTGAGTTAACAGGGTCTACCTGCGCTACAGCAATCACCATACCCCTGGCCACAGGGAAAATTAACTTGAGCCTGATTGATCCCTCAAGCCGCAAACTTGTCCCCGAGTTCAAAGCCGAGGATTTAATCTTTACTGTCCCTTACTTCCGCCTGCACCTGCTTGTAGAAAGTGCTCAGATTAAGGATGGTCCTCACCGGCTAAGTATAAAAAACGCTGACGCTATTTACCCGCGGCGCTTCTTTACTTTAATTATAGCCCTCACCAGTCGCCGAGCTAATCTTTTAGATAAATTACAGTGGGGCTTTGCTATTAACTTTCTCGAGGTACTATAA